The genomic segment CTGGTGTAATATGTATGGAACTCCAGTGAGTATTTTGTTCTGGCCTGGTACTGATGGAAGCACCTGGTCTCTGCCCAAAGGCAGCCTCATATGTCAGTCCATGACTTACGATTACATTTGGGATCAAAATGATCTTTGAGGAGCATTAACCCAAACTATCAAGAGTTAGCTAAACCTGAACCGTTCTTTTATTGACATCCTTGAATCTTCAGtcttttcttttgcttccatTCTGTTTCAGAAATAATGGGAAAGAATTATTTTTATAGCCCTTCACCAGTGGCCCTTGGTTTGCTTGTACAAAAATAATGATAACTGGACAGTAGACAGAAAAACCATTTCTTACTTTTTATCTCATTGTGTTCTGTTATAGCAAAAGCAGCATAAAGCCCCCACTGGCACCCAGCCCTTCCATTCAGAGAGCAGTTGAGACACATCTGGGTCACTTAGATCCTCCTAGGAAGCTGGAAGTAAGAAGGCAGGCTGGTTCCAGTGCCCCTCCAACCCCAGAACTCCCGGGAAGGAGAGGACGGTCTCAGCTGATAAGGTACTGTATTACAGAGCTTTAGGTACAGTATATTGAAGTATTCTTATGGTTTAACATGCTTTAAACATGCAGTTCAAACTTGCTTGTGATAAACACATATCCATCatctgacaaaaattaaaaaataaaatatgaaaataataattataaatctatctatatataaatggctgtatttgtgtgtgtatgttccagcataactctggaacgccttgagcaatttcaacaaaacttggtacacagatgacttcctctctggaaacaaatactgtgtgtgtAAGACACCCCAACACCCCTTGAGGTGTATGTTCTGTTaccatacagcctgttgtgccttcaaattgattctactgtactgctataaaatggcttctcctatgcagcacagtagagttgccaagataatggcttcacagtactccctctggtaagggggaatatccaacattagaaattacctttggtccggacatttcccccctataaataaatatcctgacAATgacgggttatcagctagtaaataaataaactcagagAAGATTCAAGCGACCACTAGGTCTTTTTCTGTTCTCCGTTGTCTACGTTTCCATGATTACCTTGCCTAATCCAACAGTGAATTTTGACAACAGATACTTTAAAAGTATATTGTAGCAAGAATAAATCAAGTTAATGCAGACCTTTATGTATGCCCCACAATACAGAGCCTTGAGAATCTtagctttcatttttaaaaagtttctagtCTTTAACACATCTGAAGATAGCTTTGCATGAGAAAATAGTGTTTAGAGAATACCATCAGCTAGAAGGAGGAGGCCAACAGAATGAATATTATAAgcaaaataaatcataaaataaacaaatagatggacttgggcgggggggggggatttgactAAAATTGCAAAATTTTGATTGGAATGGAGAGAACTATACATTGCATATTGTCCTGAAATGAGAGATGTGAAAGAAAGGTGAAACATTGAATATAAATGTTTCTACTTGAATCTTTTCATAGTTccatataaatgtatataaaataaaaaagttaattaTCCACTAAAAAAGTCAGAAATATATGCTTAAACATTTCCTTAAAACAGGAgtgtccaaccatggcaactttaaatcttgtggaccaactcccataactcctggcagtggaattctgggagatgaaatccataagttttaaagttgccatatTTGGGCACCCCGGTTTAAATAGACAAATAGCCTAGGCATGAGATGAGTTAGGAAAGGCTATAGGAAATAAGTAGAATGCACAGTAGACAGAATGAAAGTTCTGAACTCCATGTTTCAAGAATATTTGTGTTAACCTACtcaaggttttttttatgggggacgtggtggctcagtgactaagatgctgagcttgtagatcataaaggttggcagttcagcggttcgaatccatagtgtcacgtaacagagtgagctcccgttactcgtcccagcttctgccaacctagtagttcgaaagcatgtaaaaaattgcaagtagacaaataggaaccacctttggtgcgaaagtaacagtgttccgtgcccctgtggcatttagtcatgctagccacatgaccacagagatgtcttcggacaatgctggctcttcggctttgaattggagatgagcaccgccccttagagtcaggaacataTTTGCAaagagaacttttacctttaccttactcaaGGTTTTGAGAAGATAGTGTCATGTTCCCGCTTTTTCGCAGAATCAAACAATTGCTCCTGACATTTGCAGTCTTAACTAGTTTATTCTGGCCCCACAGGGTATGTTCCACGCGGGAAGGTTTGGAGTCCCGTGGAAGAAGTGCATTACCCAGGCGACGCCCCACCTACTACACCGTGACTGTCCCTGAATTCTGTTTCTCTGCATCCAACCCCAACCCTGCTCCGAAGGCCAATTTTCACTCTGCTTCAGAAGATAGCAGTTCCGATGTCTCCAGCATCTCTTACACAACCTCTGCTGGCAGCAGCAGCCCAGACATTTCCTTTATGAAGCCGGCATCTGTAGTGTCTAAAGAGGAGCCCGCACAGCTCTTCCATAACCAAGTCTCCAAGAGACAAGAAGCAGAATACCACCGTCTGTGTCCTCAGAACCTGCGTTCAGGGCCAGGTTTTTTCCCTGCCACAGAACATGTGCCCAGTAGCCACCTGACTGCTGGGAGGGAGCTCTGCCATGGTCGGCCATCTTTTATCTCTGGCAACTCAGCTCACTTTGCCTACAAGGAAGAAGGGGTGCCAGTTAGATTCCACAGGTCAGTTGTATCCCACAGCAGGGTAGTTCGTACGCCATCCCTGAAGGACTTTGTCCCAGTGGGTCCACGCATTCTCTCCAAGGCGGCAGTGACGGAAGAGTTAAAATCCTGGCACGAACGAACCCGGCTGCGCAATGCGCGTCCACATTCGCTGGATAGGCAAGGAGCTTTCCGCGTGCGCAGTATGCCAGGCAGAGAATTGCATTCTCCGTGTTCCTTGGGGCATCAAATTCAGGTAAGAATACAGAGCAGCTGTCTAGAGAGAAGGGAACAAGCATCTTCTTAATTCTCTCTGCCTTCTCCCAACCTGGCAGCTTTTCTACAGCAAGGATGGTGAACAAATGCGTTAGGTTTGCCAGTGTTGTTGAACTCTTAAAAATCCACAGTAGAAGTGGGCCAACTATGTGTGGGTTCTTCACTCCTGGCTTTTACCATCTGGATACATAAGAAAGAACAACTAAACTTAAGTAAATGGAAAAAATGGTGAAGGAGTGCTTTCTACTGAATTTGATAAGTGCTAACAAAAATGGAGAACACCCCATGATGCTGTCTACCATCAATGCATGTTCCTTTTGGATATAAATATGCAGGCCAGGAAATTATCAAGGGAAAGAAATTACTTTTTAATCTTGCAaaccttctcctcctgcctctccaACTTTGGGAGACATGAAAAAAAAGTGCTTATGAAAAATTTCCAAttatgtttgttttaaatggTATGTTAATTCATTAAGGGGTGAAAGAAATTAAGATATGCTTGGAAATGTGGCAACTCAAAGAGTAAACAAGCATGCAAAACTGTAAGAAAGTTTGTCTCAATGTAGGCTAACTTTTTTATTTATGGAAGATTgtgaaatttataaaataatcaaaatcaAGGGTCTAAAGAAGTAACTCACTATAATCACCACCAACTGTGAGGATATTACTTTAGGTTCACTTTTGCTTGTTTAAACCATACTTTTTAACTGCATAACAAAACATACTTTTATAAGCAAGCTAACTTATTTACTTCGAATAGACTTTATGATATGACAGCTTCATATTTGTAAAATCTGTTAGAAATTTAAAATTGCATATATTTCTATCTACTCCCTTccaatttctgtttttctctccatTCATGCTTTTCTggttattttaacatttatttcatttatgtgCTGCCTGGCAGTGTAATCATTCTGGGCAGCTCGCTAtgtagcaattttaaaaaaaaacaaattatagattaaaaaagtcaaatttaaaaaaaacccaaggtcAATAAAAGCCAACAACTCAAAAACGTACACAAGCACAGCACAAAGGGCTTCAGCCACCTTAGCCCAGGGCCTGAGAAAACAGCCAGTTCTATAATATTAGAGGTGTGCCTTCTAATATTGTGCTTTGGAgttgttggtgctctctgagcttggttgttttctttcagatgtttcattaacaaaCTAGATAAACATCATCAACAAaaatgatgttacctggttgacTAACGAAATGTCTGCGagacaacaaccaagctcagagaatgtaTATGCAAGGACAGCGCaattcaaccctaagctacaaatattctaccAGTATTGTGCTTGTGATACCACCTTttctaaaacaatatttaaaaatgtcattttccAAGTAAGAGTTATATACAGATACACAGTAAGAGGAGTTGATGTTTAGGACACTTATGGGTTATCAATGTCAATAGGAGTTGCTTAAGGCTATGACAAAGACTGAAATGATCAGATGGTAATCACTAAATTTTGCCTACTCTACTTCTACTGAACTCATCCCTGGTTTGATAATTCTCATCTATTGTTCAGTTTGTTTATTTGAAACTGGTGGGAAATGGTTCAATGGCACACAAGCTCCTTTATTTTGAGCAGCCTTTCTGAACCTAATgtcctctggagcagtggtgggttgccaatttctttactaccagttcaggcatgcTCGCGCACGcacacaacacttctgcgcatgtgtagaagcttatgcacagaagcatccaggcggggGGCAGagtctcccaccaccgctactaccggttcgcctgatccaggccgaaccgggagcaacccacctctgctctggagaCTTGGTCTTCGAGTCCCACAATTCCATACTCATTCATCTGGAGGGCATCTGATGAGAAAAGTTGATTAACTGCTTTTGAGGATTACAGCAAAGGCCTCGCCAGGTTAGCTGGATTTGGTTGATCTCAAATGGCTATGCAGAATCAGACCTGGTTATTAGTCAGGTTCCAGATCACCAAGCAATGGCTGGGCTGGAAGCTAGAATGAAAAGTTGAAAAAGTCCTGAAAGAAGGCAGGGGCAAATTTTGTGTGATTCACAAGAATGATCCCAATTTCTGGCCATTGCCATGTTGTCACCAGTTGTCAAGTTGGACTTGAGGGAGTATTTATCTTTGATCTTTCCATTGGCAGAGGATTCTGGGAATGCTTCCGCTACCTACTTTCAGAAAAATAGTCATTGAAAGGCATCTGTGCGGTACGGatcattttttgtttgttctagattccccccccccccaccttcagaTGTGTGAATGTTTCATAAGGAGTAAAACCTTCATCTCCTTGGACATCTCCCTTGCCTGCAGCGTAGGCCCACACCATGCAAGCATGAGCTTGCCCTTGGTTTCCTCCTCTCATAATCCCTAATGTTTACCTTCCACTCCTTTGAAACAGAGCCGCAAAATTGTTATCCTAGGAAGTGGTTGCATGAGCTAGAAAGGCAGGTTCTTGAACAgctcattgcatttttttttctaatctgtttTAAGTAGAACACTGAAGCCATGCAGCGATGTCATGGGAGATTAACCCTTTGCAGTGCTCTACCACCCATCCTGAAAGTCTACTATTAAAATCATGTACTTAATGGATTGGTTTGTGAGTGTTGGAGTTAAGAATTCTAGGCACAAATTTAGAATCCAGCTGCATGAAATCTGCTTCATGTTTATCAGCCTGAGAAACACTGTTTACAGTGTGAGCATCACATTAAAATGGGCTTTAGTCTGTAAACTGATTCAATATTACATATGCTAGTCTTTAAGATTCTCCCAGTGCTTATTGCATTTGCCACCACAGGCTAATGTAGCTGACCTTCTGGAACATCTAGCCTGATAATTGGGCAATTGACTGTGAATGAATAGAAACCTGGTGGGTTTCACTTCAGTTGTGAAGTATTTCAgctattaacagattaacagacatTACCAATTCTTGATGTTTCCCGAGATCTCATATCCATAGTTGTTTGACTGCACAGCAGCACAAGTAGAAAGGGAAATTCTAAAACATAAATTAATAATCTGTAAGCCCCCATGCAGCCAGCTAGAGTAGCTACTCTATTGCCATGTTCCTCAATTTTCTCCTAAGAAGTGCTACTGATTTTAGCAATGGAGTACATAGGAATGGTCCATCTGTTATGCCATCTTTTCTAAATGAGTGTTGATGTTAATATGCAGGCTGTTGGGCACACAGTTAAGGCAGAAGGTAATGTAATTATCTCTATTAGTCACATATGCCCCCCACCCTTAATAAATTAGTTTCTTAATAGAAGCAGTTAGATGGTTAGCTCCCTTAAATAGTGAATTATGACATCTGTCCCATTGCAATTCTATGGCTCCATGTTATGGTTATATTATTATGATTTcataatatatacacacacacacactaatacttttatttaaactaaatttgtatatcagtgattgcatgTTTTCTGTAGATGCCTTacactgaataaaaataaaagagatgaATTGTAGTGGTAACAGATTAAATAGGTAATGGGAAGCCCtgttaaaaataacataaaaggTTTTCTTTTGAACTTTCAGGTACCTCGTGTCCACATCCTCAAACGCTCTCCTGAAGGAGCCCCTGTGCAGGTCTACGTCCCGGAAAATGGAGAAATCATTACTCAGGTTTAGAGGCTGCTAGATCCTGGAAGCATGAGCAGGATGATTACCTCTTAGGCCCTTGtctgggaggggaagaggaggccTTCATTCAAGTCTTGACACATTCTTGCCTCTTGTGCTCCTTCTGTTTGGAAGAGAAACTTTGGGACTTGTTCTGCAAGCTACGTGAGACCATGTTCCTATGATGAATTGAAATAATGTACTGATGACAACAGAATTTATGTTTCTTGTATTATATGAAATATAGATCAAAGTAACTAGGATTTGTCTGCCTATTTATTCTCTTAGGTCTGTGCTGGAAACAACTTTAGAGTGTCTATAGATTATGCAAATGAAATTAGTGTAGGATTTTCTGAGCTATTTCTGACTACAACTTACTTTCTGGTGGAAGTAGAATGTACTTCCAGGCTCCTTCTCAATTACTGGATTTGCCTTCTTTGTTCCTGAAGAAAGCTACCCGATGCAGCCAATGGTCTGCCTGAGTAAACTTCATGCTCTGCTCTCTTATTCTGTCTTTCTTTAGACTAATGTAATTCACAAATCTGTGGACCTGTGTATGAATCCTTATTTTCAGTTTTAATGGAATTTTGTATTAAAAAGGTCCATTTTGATGGATGAACTATAAAATTTGCTCAACTTCTATATGCAATCCTCATTAAATTATGGAATCGGGGTTACCTATATAGAACAAATTGCATGTTACATAGTTGATAATCATCTAGCACTGAGCCAGACAACCAGCTTTAATTTTATTGCAGAAGAGATTAATGACTGGTTTGTCGGCTGTAAGAAAACAAGTCCCTGTTTACTGACctcttttgcaaaaaacaagatggtttaCACAAAGGCATTCGCAGAGCATTACACTTAGGGCCAGAAACTAGTCTTATAGGTTTATAAGGTAATTTAACAATAAACTCAGCAACCTTAGAGTTGAGCAACATCTGTATGGCATGGTTAACCTGGGGTGATCTGTGCCTAATTGGAAACACTTGTTGGGCTCTTTTGTTACAAAGATGGACTAAAACATGGTTCCTCTGGGTAGAAGTGGGtcagggagggggaggagcaggAAAAAGCCAGGTTTGAAGGAATGTGCAAACTTGTGGTGGCAGTGACAATGTAAGAGGACAGAGGTGGCACTGGAAAGAGTTGAGCGAAGGCAAGAGACAAAGAGGGCAACGTCTAAAAATTACTCCACAATCCCTCTGAATGCTGTTTTAGCAGAAACTTTGGAAATGTGGGCTTTGTCCCTACCAAGCCACAACCAATCCAAAACACTTGGTTTATCATGGATCCCAACCAAAATACCACACCCCCCTGCAGTATTTTCTGTATAACCTTACAGTATACCAGAGCCCTACAGGGTGGATATAATATTCAGTCCTTCTCAAGGGTATATACTGCAGTTCTAACTTTTGGTAAATTTTTAGTACTGCCAACTACTTTTCTGTCAGTGTTCTAGGCCTTTTGGCTTCATTAAAAGTAGAAATCAAGCTAAGGAAATGTTCAACctatttacattatttttcaaaatcGTCGGCAATGTTCTGATGACTTGGTTGTCATTCAGATATGAAGGGGAAAGAGAACCAGAAGACAGCCTTTTGTTAGTCATTGTAATTTTATATAAGTATTAGGATTCAACATCTTCAAATGACATTTTTCTTACCCCAATTACTCTGTATGTCAAAATTCAAACTTGTCATCTCCATTtttcaagggttttttttccttccaccaaGTGAGAACTAATACCTATGGTAAAAATCAATTTCACTTCAACTTTATATTAAAAATTGCATTGAGTTTGATTCAGCCCAGCCTAGAACCTTTATTGCCCAAATTTCTGAAAAGAAGTCTTTGGGTGAATGATTTACAAAAGGCGATTTGTATAACAACAGGGGTTTTGAGCCTCATGGGGCTGCTTCATTCCTAATCACTAGAAATGTTTTTGTATCATTCATCTGCTTTTCACACTTCTGGTTTTGGGCACTCAAGGAATAGTTTAATAGTCTAGAAAACATTGAAAAAGTAGTAAGTCTGCTACCTTAGAATAAGTGTAGACTTTCTCTCTGTTCCATTCTTCATTtaaaaattgggggagggggtaaTTTTGCCTGAACACATAGATGTTATAAGggcgtgatggggaacctttttggcatcaaCTGCCCAAACTGGAAAGCGCATGCATGAGTGTGTATTggtgtgccagaaacctgaagatcagctggccggtgtgtgCATGCCTGCTTTTTGGGcagttttggccatttttcaggccgctttcagttttcaagctgttttctggggcattttcagactgttttacaggccgttttccaggccatttttggttcaaaaaaatggctggaaaacagcctggaaaactgCCCAGAAAAGGCCCCAAACAGCtcagaaaacagcctgttttttggctgcttttcaggccatttttaagCAGTTTTCTGGCGCTCCGGCGCCTGCAAAGACCAGTTGACCGGCAAGCATGTATGCccaggaaaccagaagagcagctggcgacgctgtgtgtgcccacagagggctctacatgccacttctggcacatgtgctataggttcactatcatggtTATAAGGCGATAAAAGAGTTTGGGAAAGAGACAtgtctttttaaagttaatttctctcccttcaaggccattccctaTGCAGAAAACTTCCCGGGCAAAAAAAAATGGTAAGGAATACTGGAGGACTATACTTCATCAGATTAGGCCTGTGGGACGTAGTGAGACTATGTCAGCTCAGGACTATTTCCAAGTTCTTAGCTATTTTTAATTATTGCATTTATTCTGTAATAGCTTAGGGAACCAGCTTCTCAAACCCGCAAgcttctgatttaattttttttaaaggctttgcaTTAGACTTTTAACGTAAAAAACAGAGTTGGGATTTCAGTTGAATAAATTTATTACCAGGAGGAACAAAAACATTCATTGGAAAACCATGTACATCAGAAACTTTAAATAACTTACATTATTTACACAGAGGTATAAAATATTACATACATTGTATCCttacatgcacacacgcacacacgcacattcACACTTAACACCATTTTGCCAGATGACACAGCCCTCACAGAAGCCTCAGACAAGCACCAGTGTTTTCTACGGGTAAAAACCCCCGACCTTTCTGGATAAGGAAAGGCACCTGTTTGAAACAAAATTTAAACCTGGTCACATCCAGGTAATGCTGGGACTGCAACTAAAACTATCGTCCCAACCCTGGATTGAGGTGGCTGGTGTACTTTAGTACACAATCAAGTAGGCTTCTTAAACTGAGAGTTTAGCCTTAGGGACAGCATGATAACATGTTCAAAAACATCCTTGCAGAGATGCAAAACCATTATTAGTCTCATTAGTCTTATTACGGTAACCTGTTGTTCAGTGCTTGAAAATTATGAGAGATGAAATGTCCATTGTTGCTTATTTTGTATCCTCTCAATTATGTGCTTCAAGTACAATCAACAATAGGGTAAATTATACTTACTAAACCCAAGAAATCAGCTCAATTCCCCTCCTACTACATCCATGGGACCAGAAGTATTACAAGAGGGAAGGTTTaccctcccctcccaaaaaatgGAGAATAACCTGGTGCCAAAGGACAAGAAAGCACGAGTCACCCAGAACTCTATGGCAAACATGGGCCATAATTTAAGAAAGAATGTGTGGCTTCCACTAGCTTTCCTTCAATCTGAGCTGACCAAGTGAGGAAAGATGGAAGCTGaagtacaacttctggaggaccACAAATCACAAAATCCTTTAACCAACCTATAAAAAGTATCTCCTGGCAGGTAGATTTACACAAATACTAAATATTATCTTTTGTATGCATCATATTCTTTGTTCTAAACAAGTAATATAAGTCCATGGAGACTGGTGAGCTAATTCACAATCTATTCAAAGATTTCTGCAGGCAAAAACATTCAAAGGGGATCACAAACTTCAGTaaatagcaaaacaaaacaaaacaaaacaaaaaaccaattTGGGTTCCATGTGGAGAAATAAAGGTTGTGCTGATTTTGTGGAAGATTCTCCTCTTCCAATCTTGGAATCGTATGACCCACCTCCCCCACTCAGTTTAGAGTGCTGAGTTAAGACTGCAAATGACACCAAGATGCAGTAAACATAGTGCAGCCTTAATATGTAAACGCTCCCTCTGATATTATACAGAGGGCAGCTTCCTTTCATCACACTTTCCGTTGAGCTTAGAAATTGGGACCAGTGAAACTCTGCGTTTCCCAGATCAATTCAAGTTCtattaaccaaaaaaaaaaaaaaaagagaaaacacctTGGACCATGAGGTAGGTTAACTCAAAACAAGCTCTCACCCTCTTAAAATCGCAATCACACACCTCTCTCTGCTGCCCGCCCCCCTTCATCCCCAATTGCACAAGACAAAACACAGAATCATTTGAACACCTATTTAGAATTACAATACAACTTTCCACTTGGATGGAAGAATCAGCAGCTTAAGTGTAGAGAAAGGGATTTTTTGTAACACAAATGAATGGACAGAATTCCAAGCTAATCCAGGGCAGTAGAGCAAAGACTCCTACAAACTAAACGCAGAGCTATAGAATGGTCCAAAGCATTCAGAAAGCAAATTGCTTTAACCTGCTGGTCCATATTTCCCTACTAGCGAATGGCTTTCCCAAGTCTGCTGCTGAACGACCAGTTTAAAGCCTTGGTCGTCTGATGGAAGAGTACAACGCAAGTTAAATGTTTAAGGATGAACCGTATAGCAATGTGAAGAGCACTTGATCAATCCTTCAGAGAGGCTTGGACAGCCCTGCTACATT from the Thamnophis elegans isolate rThaEle1 chromosome 5, rThaEle1.pri, whole genome shotgun sequence genome contains:
- the LOC116509015 gene encoding LOW QUALITY PROTEIN: innate immunity activator protein-like (The sequence of the model RefSeq protein was modified relative to this genomic sequence to represent the inferred CDS: inserted 1 base in 1 codon), which produces MTLSIGHHSTVKVLRNLSDKQKTLQHFPGVIILSLSTSXSLIMKSKNKDETSDTDSGIIIQSGPDSPIAAMKDLTQAMRKQQKALEERLEACLQELRRLCLREAELTGMLSSEYPLKPGEKPPKVRRRIGAAFKLDQKAILSGADPLSTLERDLALQLQIAEAARCLSKEENLAKQVRKRRKSAVLKEEKKLKELEQALSDYHLASKQPSQLKTIAPALEGSSASDERSLLDATVRGEEVPVVNPHLPTKITPWIQIQSHHSPSSQLSPLGFLEDSTPYPAAEVESSPIQNSPWKETSLDKPYEKAKKSMGSNSTLSKSSIKPPLAPSPSIQRAVETHLGHLDPPRKLEVRRQAGSSAPPTPELPGRRGRSQLIRVCSTREGLESRGRSALPRRRPTYYTVTVPEFCFSASNPNPAPKANFHSASEDSSSDVSSISYTTSAGSSSPDISFMKPASVVSKEEPAQLFHNQVSKRQEAEYHRLCPQNLRSGPGFFPATEHVPSSHLTAGRELCHGRPSFISGNSAHFAYKEEGVPVRFHRSVVSHSRVVRTPSLKDFVPVGPRILSKAAVTEELKSWHERTRLRNARPHSLDRQGAFRVRSMPGRELHSPCSLGHQIQVPRVHILKRSPEGAPVQVYVPENGEIITQV